From the genome of Procambarus clarkii isolate CNS0578487 chromosome 66, FALCON_Pclarkii_2.0, whole genome shotgun sequence:
CACTACACGTAGACTAGTAGGCCAGCTGATGCTGAGGGTAAACTCTACACGTAGACTAGTAAGCCAGCTGATGCTGAGGGTAAACTACACGTAGACTAGTAAGCCAGCTGATGCTGAGGGTAAACTCTACACGTCGACTAGTAGTCCAGCTGATGCTGAGGGTAAACTCTACACGTCGACTAGTAGGCCAGCTGATGCTGAGGGTAAACTACACGTCGACTAGTAGGCCAGCTGATGCTGAGGGTAAACTCTACACGTAGACTAGTAAGCCAGCTGATGTTGAGGGTAAACTCTACACGTAGACTAGTAGGCCAGCTGATGCTGAGGGTAAACTCTACACGTAGACTAGTAAGCCAGCTGATGCTGAGGGTAAACACTACACGTAGACTAGTAGGCCAGCTGATGCTGAGGGTAAACTCTACACGTAGACTAGTAGGCCAGCTGATGCTGAGGGTAAACTCTACACGTAGACTAGTAAGCCAGCTGATGCTGAGGGTAAACACTACACGTAGACTAGTAGGCCAGCTGATGCTGAGGGTAAACTCTACACGTAGACTAGTAAGCCAGCTGATGCTGAGGGTAAACACTACACGTAGACTAGTAGGCCAGCTGATGCTGAGGGTAAACTCTACACGTAGACTAGTAGGCCAGCTGATGCTGAGGGTAAACTCTACACGTGGAGTAGTAAGCCAGCTGATGCTGAGGGTAAACTCTACACGTAGACTAGTAAGCCAGCTGATGCTGAGGGTAAACTCTACACGTCGACTAGTAAGCCAGCTGATGCTGAGGGTAAACTCTACACGTCGACTAGTAGGCCAGCTGATGCTGAGGGTAAACTCTACACGTCGACTAGTAGGCCAGCTGATGCTGAGGGTAAACTCTACACGTAGACTAGTAGGCCAGCTGATGCGCTGATGCTGAGGGTAAACTCTACACGTAGACTAGTAGGCCAGCTGATGCTGAGGGTAAACTCTACACGTAGACTAGtaggcctaccttgaggttaccttgaggtgcttccggggcttagcgtccccgcggcccggtcgtcgaccaggcctcctggttgctggactgatcaaccaggctgttggacgcggctgctcgcagcctgacgtatgagtcacagcctggttgatcaggtatcctcagGCCAGCTGACAACACCTCATAATAACTTTGATTATATTAACAGAGGTTAATATACATTGACACGCGGAGTAATTCCCGCGACAGGACTCATTTGGGCAGAAAATATATTTTGTCTCCCTCGTCAGTGACAGTTATGGCTGCATATATTTTTCCcaatatacatattgtaaagcttGCTACTGATTTAGTGTGACTGTAAAGCTTAGCACTGGTCGAGATTAATTCGTAAAGCTTGTAACTTTTCCAAAGGTTCATTTGAAGAGCGTGACAGTGGTCTAGAGTAAGGCTCAGAAGGACTCGTATATCCTCTGAGGAATACAACACTTCCTTGAGAAATAAAAGTACTTATTGGTACTTTTCACCAAATACTTACCGTATgttgtgatggaccgccagaaacttGAAATTTGTATTttctgaatttggacaaactgggaACTTTGTTTTAATATGAttacacagcccatcctcctgtgtaggtagtacttacagtaacgttgaggaccatggtatatataCCGACCTACAACGATatgagaaagtagaaatctgaactattgagttggacaaaggggaaaactatttttttacttgctttgctttgacaaactaaactcaCCTACCCTCTCTAGGCCTAATACACCATatactgaggcctaatatagtacatatatgtgctatactaggcccaggaatatttaagtttatttttagcttcatttattttaaaaattcgttactagtcagtataatactatctaaaagctaagtacgtacgaattcgtgactatttaCGACCGCCACAATAGTTACtaactaaacaggaggatgagttggGATAATATCCTTGACGATGCGAATTAATTTAAATTATATGACAGAAATAAGGTTAAAtatgaagatcataacaaattaTTACTTAATCAAAATAGGACATTAATAAATTCTCAAATATATCCAACAAGGGTTAAATAGTTTGAGTTAATTTTAAATACCTTCATGGTCTTTAAAAGTAGAAAGTTACAAGATTTTCTACAGTGCAGATTACAAACTTTTACAAAAATGATCATCTGGTGTATAAAAtcaaatattatttaatatataataaaattaaaataatgtCTTCAAAAGAAATTAAACAATAATGAATTCTTTCACTCAAATAAATGGTGCTGTATAACCCTTAATGAAAGCTTCTCTCTCATGAAGGCAAGAAGATAAGTTaacaccgccacacacacacacacacacacacacacacacacacacacacacacacacacacacacacacacacacacacacatctagtcaagcataagactaaactggaaaaggttcaaaggtttgccaccagactagtacccgagctgagaggtatgagctacgaggagagactatgggaattgaacctcacttcgttggaagacagaagagttaggggggacatgatcaccacattcaagattctcaagggaatcgacagggttgataaagataagctatttaacacaaggggcacacgcactaggggacacaggtggaaactgagtcccaaatgagccacagagatattagaaagaacttttttagtgtgagagtggttgacaaatggaatgcattaggaagcaatgtggtggaggctgactccatacacagtttcaagtgtagttatgatagagcccaataggctcaggaacctgtacacctgttgattgacggttgagaggcgggaccaatgagccagagctcaacccccgcaagcacaactaggtgagtacaactaggtgagtacacacacacacacacacacacacacacacacacacacacacacacacacacacacacacacacacacacacattctctcgtatgtgtgtgtgtgtgtgttcgaagcAGGAGGTCAGACGGGTGCGGTTAGCCTCTCACAACTTTCCATGACAAACTTTGAATATATGATAACTGTGAAAGAAAAGGTTTGGGTCGAACCCCATACACCTTTCTTTAAGTATGATTGGCTCCTATTGCgatagcccaaccacttgggttggacggtagagcgacggtctcgcttcattcaggtcgtcgttcaatccccgaccgtccaagtggttcggcaccattcctttccccccttccccccgtctcatcccaattcCTATTCCTGATccgtttcaagtgctatatagtctaaatTGCTGGGCGCTTTCTCCTCACAGTTCCCTTCCCTTGTTGCGTCAACAAACAACTGCGCCGTTTGAAATGTGGGTTTGATTGTCTAACAAtctaacaaacaaaacaaaaggtGTTTAACAAAAATGTTCAGCTTTTATCGACGTTGACTGAACGTCGATAACTTAGATTTAATGTTATCTGAGTATGTTTTGCCcaataagagagagagaataaaaaagacggtgatgatgctgggggagagggaaggagagaggggtaTGAAGGTGGAGAGGGAGAAACGAGTGaggagactgggggggggggggtagatgagAAAAGGGAAAGTGGGGAAGAAAGGTGGAAAGGATGAAAGGAAAGGTCCTCAGCTAGGTGCAGTAAACAACAGTCAGTAGCGCCAGTCATCAGCTTGGTGCAACAGTCAGTAGTGCCAGTCATCAGCTTGGTGCAACAGTCAGTAGCGCCAGTCATCAGCTTGGTGCAACAGTCAGTAGCGCCAGTCATCACCTTGGGGCAACAGTCAGTAGTGCCAGTCATCACCTTGGTGCAACAGTCAGTAGTGCCAGTCATCAGCTTGGCGCAACAGTCAGTAGTGCCAGTCATCACCTTGGTGCAACAGTCAGTAGTGCCAGTCATCAGCTTGGCGCAACAGTCAGTAGTGCCAGTCATCAGCTTGGTGCAACAGTCAGTAGCGCCAGTCATCAGCTTGGTGCAACAGTCAGTAGTGCCAGTCATCAGCTTGGTGCTACAGTCAGTAGTGCCAGTCATCACCTTGGTGCAACAGTCAGTAGTGGCAGCCATCACCTTGGGGCAACAGTCAGTAGTGGCAGTCATCACCTTGGGGCAACAGTCAGTAGCGCCAGTCATCACCTTGGTGCAACAGTCAGTAGTGGCAGTCATCACCTTGGGGCAACAGTCAGTAGTGGCAGTCATCACCTTGGTGCAACAGTCAGTAGTGGCAGCCATCACCTTGGGGCAACAGTCAGTAGTGGCAGTCATCACCTTGGGGCAACAGTCAGTAGTGCCAGTCATCACCTTGGGGCAACAGTCAGTAGTGCCAGTCATCAGCTTGGTGCAACAGTCAGTAGTGCCAGTCATCAGCCTGGTGCAACAGTCAGTAGTGCCAGTCATCAGCCTGGGGCAACAGTCAGTAGTGCCAGTCATCAGCTTGGTGCAACAGTCAGTAGTGCCAGTCATCAGCTTGGTGCAACAGTCAGTAGTGCCAGTCATCAGCCTGGTGCAACAGTCAGTAGCGCCAGTCATCACCTTGGGGCAACAGTCAGTAGCGCCAGTCATCACCTTGGGGCAACAGTCAGTAGCGCCAGTCATCACCTTGGGGCAACAGTCAGTAGTGCCAGTCATCACCTTGGGGCAACAGTCAGTAGTGCCAGTCATCAGCCTGGTGCAACAGTCAGTAGTGCCAGTCATCAGCCTGGGGCAACAGTCAGTAGTGCCAGTCATCAGCTTGGTGCAACAGTCAGTAGTGCCAGTCATCAGCTTGGTGCAACAGTCAGTAGTGCCAGTCATCAGCTTGGTGCAACAGTCAGTAGTGCCAGTCATCAGCCTGGGGCAACAGTCAGTAGCGCCAGTCATCACCTTGGTGCAACAGTCAGTAGTGCCAGTCATCAGCTTGGCGCAACAGTCAGTAGTGCCAGTCATCACCTTGGTGCAACAGTCAGTAGTGCCAGTCATCAGCTTGGTGCAACAGTCAGTAGTGCCAGGTAgcgccagtcatcagcagtccgtcAGCGGGCCGCGGCTCCTCGCCCCATCCACTGTCATTTAAATGAAATTCAGGATTACGGTTTTCCAGGCGGGATATTCCGGCGAGGTACGCGCCACTGATTCATATTCACTGTGAGAGTGAACAGTGATTAGTGTATTCTGGCACCACCAGGGGCGGCACTGCTGCTGCTCCGGCTCCGgatcgtgctgctgctgctgctcaggctcttgctgctgctgcagctgctcacgctcttgctgctgctgctgcagctgctcaggctcttgctgctgcagctgctcaggctcttactgctgctgctgcagctgctcaggctcttactgctgctgctgcagctactcaggctcttactgctgctgcagctgctcaggctcttactgctgctgctgcttccaaaCTTTCTACTCTTTCTCCATATATTACTGCTGCTTCCACTTCAgtttctgttgctgctgccagTTCTGTTCCATTTGCAcacttatttattttatttatatatatacaagagttgttacattcttgtacagccaccagcacgcttagcgtttcgggcaggtccttaatcgtaATATTCCCCGGAGTACGACCCTGCCAAATAGTTTACCAACCAGGTACGCATTCACTGCTggttgaacagaggctacagttagggattggtgcccagtcaatcctacccagccaggatacgaacccaggccaaagcactcgggaagcgccgggcgagtgctttaccactgcgccacggggagcaATGAATGTTGCGCGTAGGAGAATAATAGTCGTGGCTTTTGTGGCATATTTACAAAAACATAAAATTCTATACAGAGATGTAGACAATATGGCTAGTATGGCTAGCCATATTTTAGCTAGAATATGGCTAGTATGACAGTGCCGGACACTGTCATACTagccagtgtgtggggtcactgttGGAGGAATAtggtgagttgtggtgcagtctctccccccccccccaccgccaggTCACACAGGTGGTGCAGTGTCCTCCCACCGCCAGGTCACACAGGTGGTGCAGTGTCCTCCCACCGCCAGGTCACACAGGTGGTGCAGTGTCCCCCCCACCACCGCCAGGTCACACAGGTGGTGCAGTGTTCCCCCGCCAGGTCACACAGGTGGTGCAGTGTTCCCCCGCCAGGTCACACAGGTGGGGCAGTGTCCCCCCCACCGCCAGGTCACACAGGTGGTGCAGTGTCCTCCCACCGCCAGGTCACACAGGTGGtgcagtgtcccccccccccaccaccgccaggtcacacaggtggtgcagtgtccccccccaccaccgccagGTCACACAGGTGGGGCAGTgtccccccccaccaccgccagGTCACACAGGTGGGGCAGTGTCCCCCCCACCGCCAGGTCACACAGGTGGGGCAGTGTCCCCCCCACCGCCAGGTCACACAGGTGGGGCAGTGTCCCCCCCAACCACCGCCAGGTCACACAGGTGGGGCAGTGTCCCCCCCACCGCCAGGTCACACAGGTGGGGCAGTGTCCCCCCCACCGCCAGGTCACACAGGTGGGGCAGTGTCCCCCCCACCGCCAGGTCACACAGGTGGGGCAGTGTCCCCCCCACCGCCAGGTCACACAGGTGGGGCAGTGTCCCCCCCACCGCCAGGTCACACAGGTGGGGCAGTGTCCCCCCCACCGCCAGGTCACACAGGTGGGGCAGTGTCCCCCCCACCGCCAGGTCACACAGGTGGGGCAGTGTCCCCCCCACCGCCAGGTCACACAGGTGGGGCAGTGTCCCCCCCACCGCCAGGTCACACAGGTGGGGCAGTGTCCCCCCCACCGCCAGGTCACACAGGTGGGGCAGTGTCCCCCCCACCGCCAGGTCACACAGGTGGGGCAGTGTCCCCCCCACCGCCAGGTCACACAGGTGGAGCAGTGTCCCCCCCACCGCCAGGTCACACAGGTGGggcagtgtccccccccccccaccgccaggtcacacaggtggggcagtgtcccccccccccaccgccaggTCACACAAGTGGggcagtgtcccccccccccaccgccaggtcacacaggtggggcagtgtcccccccccccaccgccaggtcacacaggtggggcagtgtcaccccccccccaccgccaggTCACACAGGTGGGGCAGTGTCCTCCCACCGCCAGGTCacactgtaacggggggtgggggaaatggctctctcttgtccattatccccccccccccccacccagttaactaacgaggccgggggaaacagctctctctagtccgttatcccgtcctcagttagctaactattctagagcacctccagagttcctaaggcagcctctctcgttctagagagaactctagaacacatttcactgccacaaacgtctaagagaaacgaaaggaaagaaatgaataatgaagtaattagtgaggggttggggtgagagaggtagagaggtgggaggagcgaggagggtagtCAGTTGAAAGGGAAAgttcggagaggggtggaggggggagtagataggtagaagtagaaaagtagatagaagtagaagagtagatagtagaagaagaaatgctgccaccatccattcaagaccattacatacaagacaaggaatggaacttgtctgtatcacaaaattctcaaagatgttatcacgaggtcattattagtatgttccctctgtatcatgtactcattaaaatcatgaacCCATTGaccgcagaggctttctcacctcaactcaaaaactctagggaacacagttaaagccaatttaaataataaattcataattatatttcacatgaagtatcataatttagcaattccaatgttcaagattaatatgccaagtgagtcatcatccaagaattcgagaaccctacaacttgactgtccctgatcatcacacaacagttgtaaacacgaccaagtcaccttaatgttcaactcaccaagtgtctgcctatagctggatagagggggaggggggagtccgtagttgacagagactgtcccgcctcaCCGGCTGATAGCCTCCCtggctaggccgtcttctctgctctgctggctggctcCTGTTCTATCCTATTGCTTGCTCTATGctctgctctccgagtatatattgggaaacctagtaactcactccgcccacaagtagatagcctcaggtactctaccaagccactccttaaacgtcggcatgtttgaaggccaattatcagattagcagaagcaaggtggaattcgcatgatctgacctcaggtcacttgaggtcattaacgcttagaggtgtgagactcaggccgaccaaactggcgcctctcaaatccttgtctgtgactcttgTATCTCCatgtattaaataaaactaaacccaacacttttacagtgttacaacacagGTGGTGCAGTGTTCCCCGCCAGGTCACACAGGTGGTGCAGTGTTCCCCCGCCAGGTCACACAGGTGGGGCAGTGTTCCCCCGCCAGGTCACACAGGTGGGGCAGTGTTCCCCCGCCAGGTCACACAGGTGGGGCAGTGTTCCCCCGCCAGGTCACACAGGTGGGGCAGTGTTCCCCCGCCAGGTCACACAGGTGGTGCAGTGTTCCCCCGCCAGGTCACACAGGTGGTGCAGTGTTCCCCCGCCAGGTCACACAGGTGGTGCAGTGTTCCCCCTCCAGGTCACACAGGTGGGGCAGTGTCCCCCCGCCAGGTCACACAGGTGAGGCAGTGTTCCCCCGCCAGGTCACACAGGTGGTGCAGTGTTCCCCCGCCAGGTCATACAGGGAAGTCTTACGGACCAGAGAGTtgccggggccagattcacgaagcagttatgcaagcacttacgaacctgtacatcttttcttaatctttggcggctttgtttacaaatattaaacagttaatgagccccgaagccccaggaggctgtttataacaacagcaacaacagttgattggggaagttttcatgtttgtaaactatttaataaatgtatccaaaggcgtcaaagactgaggaaagatggacaggttcgtaagtacttgcgtaactgcttcgtgaatgtgtaAACACATGTGTACCTTACATACAGACGTCACGCATGTGCACCTTACATACAGATGTCACGCATGTGCACTTTACATACAGATGTCACGCATGTGCACCTTACATACAGATGTCACTCATGTGCACCTTACATACAGACGTCACGCATGTGCACCTTACATACAGACGTCACGCATGTGCACTTTACATACAGACGTCACGCATGTGCACCTTACTGGCCTACATATACACAGTTGCCTGAGCCATTATAATTATTGCATGTACTTGACTGTGTCATCATTATGAACAAGAAGTGCAATGGCGATTGGCAAGACGGCAATTAATATTGAAAATATATGTTGTGGTTGTAGTTTAACATGAGCCAAGCCTCGCCTAACTTACCTACAGTCAGTGACATGCTACAGACTTAAGCCCTAGTGTTGAGAGACTGTCTGCTGGAGTGCAGACATTATTGGTGGAGTATGTTAAAGGGAACGGCTGCAGGGAatgttgtgcgtgtgtgtgtgtgtgtgtgtgtgtgtgtgtgtgtgtgtgtgtgtgtgtgtgtgtgtgtgtgtgtgtgtgtgtgtgtgtgtgtgtgtgtgtgcgcgtgtgtgtgtgtgtgtgtgtgtgtgtgtgtgtgtgtgtgtgtgtgtgtgtgtgtgtgtgtgtgtgcgtgtgtgcgtgtgtgtgtgtgtgtgtgtgtgtgtgtgtgtgtgtgtgtgtgtgtgcgtgtgtgcgtgtgtgtgtgtgtgtgtgtgtgtgtgtgtgtattcacatagttgtactcacctagttgtgtttgcgggggttgagctctggctctttggtcccgcttctcaaccgtcaatcaacaggtgtacagattcctgagcctattgggctctatcatatctacacttgaaactgtgtatggagtcagcctccaccacattgcttcctaatgcattccatttgtcaaccactctgacactaaaaaagttctttctaatatctctgtggctcatttgggcactcagtttccacctgtgtacccttgtgcgtgttccccttgtgttaaatagactgtctttatctaccctatcaattcccttcagattcttgaatgtggtgatcatgtcttctgtcttccagcgaagtgaggtttaattcccgtagtctctcctcgtagctcatacctctcagctcgggtactagtctggtggcaaacctttgaatcttttccagtttagtcttatccttgactagatatggacaccatgctggagccgcatactccaggattggcctgacatatgtggtatacaaagttctgaatgattctttacacaagtttctgaatgccgttcgtatggtggccagcctggcatatgccgctgatgttatccgcttgatatgtgctgcaggagacaggtctggcgtgatatcaacccccaagtctttttccagctctgactcctgaagaatttcctctcccagatgataccttgtatctggcctcctgctccctacacctatcttcattacattacatttggttgggttaaactctaacaaccatttgttcgaccattccttcagcttgtataggtcttcttgaagcctcaaacagtcctcttctgttttaatccttctcataattttagcatcgtccgcaaacattgagagaaatgaatcgataccctccgggagatcatttacatatatcagaaacaagataggaccgaatacagagccctgtgggactccactggtaacttcacgccaatcggaggtctcacccctcaccgtaactctctgcttcctattgcttagatactcccttatccactggagcaccttaccagctacacctgcctgtctctccagcttatgtaccagcctcttatgcggtactgtgtcaaaggctttccgacaatccaagaaaatgcagtccgcccagccctctctttcttgcttaatctttgtcacctgatcgtagaattctatgaagcctgtaaggcaagatttaccctccctgaacccatgttggcgatttgtcacaaagtcccttctctccagatgtgttactaggttttttctcacgatcttctccatcaccttgcatggtatacaagtcaaggacactggcctgtagttcagtgcctcttgcctgtcgccttttttgtatattgtgaccacattcgccgtcttccatatttctggtaggtctcccgtctccagtgactcactatacactatggagagtggcaagcagagtgcctctgcacactctttcagtatccatggtgagatcccatctggaccaacagcctttctaacatccagatccagcaggtgtctcttgacctcctctctcgtaatttcgaactcttccaaggccgcctggtttacctccctttctcctaacacagtggcctcaccttgttctattgtgaagacctcctggaacctcttgctgagttcttcacacacctctctgtcattctctgtatacctgtcctcgcctgttcgaagtttcaatacctgttctttcactgttgttttccttctgatgtgactgtggagtagctttggttcggtcttggctttgtttgctatatcattttcaaaacttttctctgcttctcttctcaccctgacatactcattcctggttctctggtatctctctctgctttctggtgttctgttattccggaagttcctccacgcccttgtgttcagtttcttcgcttccatacatgccctattataccatggattcttctgttgcttctcggattttgttgcttctcgtgtgtgtgtgtgtgtgtgtgtgtgtgtgtgtgtgtgtgtgtgtgtgtgtgtgtgtgtgtgtgtgtgtattcacctatttgtattcacctagttgtgtttgcaggggttgagctctgctctttcggcccgcctcttaactgtcaatcaactgttactaactactattttttttccacacacacacacacgcacacacacacacacacacacacacacacacacacaggtgacggttgagaggcgggaccaaagagccagagctcaacccccgcaaacacaactaggtgagtacaactaggtgagtacacacacacacacacacacacacacacacacacacacacacacacacacacacacacacacacacaccaaggaagcagcccgtgacagctgactaactcccaggtacctatttactgctaggtaacaggagcatcaaggtgatagaaactctgcccatcgtttctcgccagcgccgggaATGGAACCCGGGCCAGAGGATCACGTGACTAGCGTGCTATCCACGCAGCCACCGTGCCTCTGTGTGCGCGTTCACCTTGCCGGTGTTGTT
Proteins encoded in this window:
- the LOC123769329 gene encoding protein SON-like, whose translation is MLRSVAPVISLVQQSVAPVITLGQQSVVPVITLVQQSVVPVISLAQQSVVPVITLVQQSVVPVISLAQQSVVPVISLVQQSVAPVISLVQQSVVPVISLVLQSVVPVITLVQQSVVAAITLGQQSVVAVITLGQQSVAPVITLVQQSVVAVITLGQQSVVAVITLVQQSVVAAITLGQQSVVAVITLGQQSVVPVITLGQQSVVPVISLVQQSVVPVISLVQQSVVPVISLGQQSVVPVISLVQQSVVPVISLVQQSVVPVISLVQQSVAPVITLGQQSVAPVITLGQQSVAPVITLGQQSVVPVITLGQQSVVPVISLVQQSVVPVISLGQQSVVPVISLVQQSVVPVISLVQQSVVPVISLVQQSVVPVISLGQQSVAPVITLVQQSVVPVISLAQQSVVPVITLVQQSVVPVISLVQQSVVPATYVYVWQQEEEVSHNPLPCSSYIDQRPYIDQRPCIDQRPCIDQRPCIDQRPYIDQRPCIDQRPCIDQRPCIDQRPYIDQRPYIDQRPCIDQRPCIDQRPCIDLILTSDLILTSDLVLTLY